One genomic window of Triplophysa rosa linkage group LG11, Trosa_1v2, whole genome shotgun sequence includes the following:
- the bptf gene encoding nucleosome-remodeling factor subunit BPTF isoform X6: MRGRRGRPPKTPLMQEPSSGPVRGLRPRRSLKPKHRGTSDEDFVSPKRGTHHHSSRGRRKARSAGSRGRGRGRGSGRGRGRRIASSGVVYDDHESDEDDEDAVSLRSEEDDFVEERLSEDEEEDEEEAAINDESDYLEELGEEDEDDASYCTESSHGSAAGRRRPRPRRPPSPILEQKEIPFLELPSSSEDLLIPNEQLLNASAIYEVLRSFSTVLRLSPFRFEDFCAALVAQEQCTLMAETHISLLKAILREEDTSNTTFGPADLKDSVNSTLYFIDGMTWPEVVRAYCESDPEYHHVLPDLEGEDYPFSPLESKVKVLQFLVDQFLTTNLAREELMSEGVIQYDDHCRVCHRLGDLLCCETCSAVYHLECVKPPLEEVPEDEWQCEICVAHKVPGATDCLTEFQKSRPYIRQEPIGYDRRQRKYWFLNRRIVVEEDGDDENKKTWYYSTKVQLGELLELLDKEYWENDLCSVLEEMREEIHSHMDITEELTNKARGNSRAYLTIANDVILDRLKTKQDAELEEVKRRVAEEAQKARQEAESGSGEPGGIDTMIPPNGSCSKQESSDGNSTNEQTSANATAGQADEEVQTGASETVATSKTDSQNPTGNVGSLSSTGEEKREGADGVKELAGKSSESDGHGEGSSGLMAEPPATADDNSCSSHFSISECLRDPEEPDLADRSSQSSLNSHEDAGDNKANGDGVKTGASRMVTRLRNPDSKLSQRRVMQDKDSSSQDGSKALKESSPLSFGMIKRDSSKQGVSCSFFKLGNEGKFRVYHNQYSTNTLALNKHQHREDHDKRRHLSHKFCMTPAGEFKWNGSLYGSKALIVSTLRLTIIQLENNVPAPFLHPNWASHRSNWIKAVQMCSKAREFALALAILECAIKPVVMLPMWKDSLGHTRLHRMTSVEREEKEKVKKREKKLEDEETMQQATWVKYTFPIKHQVWKQKGEEYRVTGYGGWSWVSKTHVHRFLPKLPGNTNVNYRKALEAAKKGTDNQAALSKTPKTSAKTDGNSSQSEAEKASVQNASLDSSEAQSSVEKDDVLKDEEVSEKVESKENENVVEKENVNEEEKKNEEVEENHDEKNGSVEKMDTSAPDSAENDDKADVTNTSNDSLVKVESFEGEVTKDRAPSDPKKSFWYDVVNVSEGFLQRTAYKKKVNASKLDGLLERRVKQFTLEEKQRLEKLKKTAVSKPSSETKESTLAAEEQKVKIEESIPETPKTSRTDGVAGLTIQEKDHVVKKLYFNQEEEQSGTNALGQNNNLDVRLSDSGVTKEHQKSPELEPKMVSRVAMSELNGNSQSLDTSLNLNAKPDKTVLEGVCPAPEETGTIIENNENNLSLKKTIPLQVNGKDGLVDSQCENLTENVNAKELTSCLGEEIKAISPKESVKSLTNGDATQECLKEWTNSSNPQVKSDGEKGVSNSDPDYLPPQKMLKLENTSQGTVDTSVSSIVPEPSSVASEPNSRPEVPSCNSKIEPMQVDEVKPLVSSPVQSAEESSLSSDITENSNSVGEITKVVTQVTTTTTTVSTESCKVLTSSASLASNNRLSVSTDCKTESSSTVSTLSSQTTMTVTKVTNSSQGALVTKECKTVVTETRTGPCGSTVTSMTVSHEYSTRDRVQLLKFSRTKKARSGTALPSYRKFVTKSSKKSIFVLPNDELKKLARRGGIREVPIFNYNAKPALDIWPYPSPRPTFGITWRYRLQTVRSLAGVSLTLRLLWACLRWDDMGVKPSPAVGTTRTETSDTDITTTEIIKRRDVGPYGIRSEYCIRKIICPLGVPDTPKETPTPQRKGLRSSALRPKKPEPAKQTGPVVIETWVAEEDLELWEIRAFTERVEREKTQASDPTKVSVQKKAEEIKAQLEAQLKQQRLAAQQKRLEQQKPGGTSNTTTLTSTTNTPGSTPQKVVAGAVGGQVTPVPKVVMATKLGSPVTFQQNKNFQQSFASWVKQGQQGNAVSTSSVVTVAASSATTSGQTFHITAAAGSMGGSVIAAKLPVPANSKIVTVNVPTTQGGLVQVQQKVVGIIPASTAGSAQSFPSFQPRTTTINIRPNTTTTTQQVITTGTPIRPGMTVTRSPLQQTTTLGKTIIRTPLMVQQGQVQQTVQTGTGSPAIGTPPRLSTPNQTQTPQTPSAPRPQQGQVKLTLAQLTQLTQGAQHGGSQGLTVVIQGQGQTTGQLQVIPQGVTVIPGPGQQLMQAAMPNGQVQRFLFTPMAPVATSAPATPCTTTSTITPSPVAPATPAAPTLPAVQPAPQPPPPTSLPIMPSQIAPTALTTAVPQPISSLQPRPPAQLRPPAQLRPQPQAPPQLAAPAPAPLPAMQMPQVTVATPLSQVATLPVAQVTQTTVTKVQPQIQLPPQLLSVPGLQQQVISHIQSQVAAQIQAQVQQVGTVAGIPQQIKLQLPIQIQQQGGGQVQTHQIQNLVTIQTTSVQEQLQRIQQLCEKQQQQKKKQQEAKREHCQQNSSQSDLLQKQVAQKQNVAIEQLKQKKTMTPAEREENQRMIVCNQVMKFILDKIDKDERQAAKKRKREESVEQKRTKQNASKLSALLFKHKEQLKADILKKRALLDKELQLQVQEELRRDLIKLRREKEKAQAVAAQAAAAAAHTHAGLSTYTPTVTSPSSAHKRKRDEERDAASKSKRKKMISTTSKDSKRDIKLYCVCKTPYDESKFYIGCDLCSNWYHGECVGITEKEAKKMDDYICAECKRAQEGSTEELYCICRTPYDESQFYIGCDRCQNWYHGRCVGILQSEATHIDEYVCPQCQSTEDAMTVLTPLTDKDYEGLKRILRSLQAHKMAWPFLEPVDPNDAPDYYGIIKEPMDLSTMEDRIQKRFYSKLTEFVADMTKIFDNCRYYNPSDSPFYQCAEFLESFFVQKLKAFKASRL; the protein is encoded by the exons ATGAGGGGGAGACGAGGCAGGCCGCCCAAAACCCCGCTGATGCAGGAGCCCTCATCGGGGCCGGTGCGCGGTCTGAGACCCCGTCGGAGTTTAAAGCCGAAGCATAGAGGGACCTCGGATGAGGATTTTGTCAGCCCCAAACGAGGAACCCATCATCATTCGTCGCGAGGCCGGAGGAAAGCGCGATCCGCGGGTTCGAGGGGCAGGGGTAGAGGCAGAGGATCGGGCAGAGGCAGGGGACGGCGGATCGCCTCCAGCGGGGTGGTTTACGACGACCACGAAAGCGACGAAGACGACGAGGATGCGGTCAGTTTGAGGTCCGAGGAGGACGACTTCGTCGAGGAGCGTCTGTCGGAGGATGAAGAAGAAGACGAGGAGGAGGCGGCCATCAACGACGAGTCGGACTACCTGGAGGAGCTGGGGGAAGAGGATGAAGATGATGCGAGTTACTGCACGGAGAGCAGCCACGGCAGCGCCGCGG GTCGGAGAAGGCCAAGACCAAGACGGCCACCGTCTCCAATTCTGGAACAGAAGGAGATCCCGTTTTTGGAGTTGCCCAGTTCCTCCGAGGATCTTCTCATTCCCAACGAGCAGCTTCTCAACGCCTCTGCTATTTATGAGGTCCTGCGCAGTTTTAGCACCGTCTTGCGCCTCTCTCCGTTCCGGTTTGAGGACTTCTGTGCCGCTCTGGTAGCTCAAGAGCAGTGCACGTTAATGGCAGAGACGCATATCTCTCTGCTGAAAGCTATCTTACGAGAAGAGGACACTTCCAACACCACCTTCGGACCCGCAGACCTTAAGGACAGCGTCAACTCCACGCTCTACTTCATAGACGGCATGACCTGGCCAGAGGTAGTGCGCGCCTACTGCGAGAGTGACCCGGAGTATCACCACGTCCTACCGGACCTGGAGGGTGAAGACTACCCGTTCAGTCCTCTGGAGAGTAAAGTCAAGGTCTTGCAGTTCCTAGTCGACCAATTCCTCACCACCAACCTCGCCCGCGAGGAGCTGATGTCCGAGGGGGTCATTCAGTACGACGACCATTGTAGGGTGTGCCACAGACTGGGCGATTTGCTGTGCTGCGAGACCTGCTCGGCTGTGTATCACCTGGAGTGTGTGAAGCCACCTCTGGAGGAGGTGCCCGAGGACGAGTGGCAGTGTGAGATCTGCGTGGCACACAAAGTGCCGGGCGCCACAGATTGTTTGACGGAGTTTCAAAAGAGCCGTCCGTACATCCGACAGGAGCCAATTGGTTATGACCGGCGTCAGAGGAAATACTGGTTTCTTAACCGGAGGATTGTTGT AGAGGAGGACGGTGACGATGAAAATAAGAAGACGTGGTACTACAGCACTAAAGTCCAGCTGGGCGAGTTGTTGGAGCTTCTGGATAAGGAGTACTGGGAGAATGATCTCTGCTCTGTTCTGGAGGAGATGAGAGAGGAGATTCATTCTCACATGGACATTACGGAGGAGCTCACCAACAAGGCTCGTGGGAATAGCAGGGCGTACCTCACTATTGCCAATG aTGTGATTCTGGACCGTCTGAAGACCAAGCAGGACGCGGAGCTTGAGGAGGTGAAACGACGGGTGGCTGAGGAGGCTCAGAAGGCCAGACAGGAAGCAGAATCGGGCTCTGGTGAACCAGGAGGGATTGACACTATGATTCCTCCCAACGGATCATGTTCAAAACAAGAATCTAGTGATGGAAACTCAACGAATGAGCAGACGTCTGCAAACG CTACAGCCGGTCAGGCTGATGAAGAGGTTCAAACGGGTGCTTCTGAGACAGTCGCAACATCTAAAACCGACTCCCAGAATCCCACAGGGAATGTCGGGAGTTTGTCTTCCACTGGGGAGGAGAAGAGGGAAGGAGCGGATGGGGTGAAAGAGTTGGCAG GTAAAAGCTCAGAGTCTGATGGGCATGGTGAAGGGTCTTCTGGATTGATGGCTGAACCTCCTGCCACAGCAGACGACAACAGCTGCAGCAGTCATTTCTCCATCTCTGAATGCCTGCGAGATCCGGAAGAACCCGACCTGGCGGACCGGTCTTCGCAGTCTTCTTTAAACAGCCATGAAGACGCAG gTGATAATAAAGCTAATGGAGATGGTGTAAAGACGGGAGCCTCACGCATGGTTACGCGACTCCGCAACCCTGATAGCAAGCTAAGCCAACGCAGGGTCATGCAGGATAAAGACAGCAGTTCTCAGGATGGAAGCAAAGCACTTAAAGAG TCTTCGCCGCTGTCCTTCGGCATGATTAAGAGAGATTCATCGAAGCAGGGTGTAAGCTGCAGCTTTTTCAAACTGGGCAACGAGGGAAAATTCCGCGTCTACCACAACCAGTACAGCACTAACACGCTTGCGCTGAACAAACACCAGCACCGCGAGGACCACGACAAACGTAGACATCTCTCCCACAAGTTCTGCATGACCCCTGCTGGTGAATTCAAGTGGAATGGATCGCTCTACGGCTCAAAGGCGCTGATCGTGTCCACACTGAGGTTGACCATCATCCAGCTCGAGAACAACGTCCCTGCGCCATTTCTGCATCCAAACTGGGCCTCACACAG GTCAAACTGGATAAAAGCTGTTCAGATGTGCAGCAAGGCGAGAGAGTTTGCTTTAGCGTTGGCCATTCTTGAATGTGCAATCAAACCCGTGGTCATGCTCCCGATGTGGAAGGATTCTCTGGGTCACACGAG GCTTCATCGTATGACCTCTGTGGAGCGGGAAGAGAAGGAGAAggtgaaaaagagagagaaaaaactgGAGGATGAAGAGACCATGCAGCAGGCCACGTGGGTGAAGTACACGTTTCCCATCAAACACCAG GTGTGGAAGCAGAAGGGTGAAGAGTACAGGGTGACCGGGTATGGTGGCTGGAGCTGGGTGAGTAAAACGCACGTCCACCGTTTCCTCCCGAAGCTTCCTGGAAACACCAACGTCAACTACCGTAAAGCCCTCGAGG cAGCTAAAAAGGGAACAGACAATCAGGCTGCTCTCtcaaaaacaccaaaaacttCAGCTAAAACGGATGGAAATTCGTCTCAAAGTGAGGCTGAAAAGGCCAGTGTCCAAAATGCATCTCTGGATTCTTCAGAAGCACAATCGTCTGTGGAGAAAGATGATGTGTTAAAGGATGAAGAAGTGAGCGAAAAAGTTGAAAGTAAGGAGAATGAAAACGTTGTGGAAAAGGAGAATGtaaatgaagaagaaaaaaagaatgaagaAGTGGAAGAGAATCATGATGAGAAAAATGGATCTGTAGAAAAAATGGACACTAGTGCTCCAGACTCTGCTGAAAATGATGATAAAG CTGATGTTACAAATACTTCAAATGACTCGCTTGTCAAAGTAGAGTCTTTCGAAGGCGAAGTAACAAAGGATCGCGCTCCAAGTGATCCCAAGAAATCCTTCTGGTATGATGTTGTCAATGTCAGCGAGGGTTTCCTGCAACGAACGGCATACAAAAAGAAAGTCAATGCCTCAAAACTTGATGGCCTTTTGGAGAGGCGCGTCAAACAGTTCACCTTGGAGGAGAAGCAGAGGTTAGAGAAACTCAAGAAGACAGCTGTTTCTAAACCTTCTTCAGAAACCAAGGAGTCAACATTGGctgctgaagaacaaaaggtaaaGATTGAAGAAAGCATCCCTGAAACTCCAAAAACCAGCAGGACAGATGGGGTGGCAGGCCTAACTATACAGGAAAAAGATCATGTGgtcaaaaagctttattttaacCAGGAGGAAGAACAGTCAGGAACAAACGCTTTGGGACAGAATAATAACCTGGATGTCAGGTTAAGTGACTCTGGTGTAACTAAAGAACATCAGAAATCGCCAGAACTAGAACCCAAAATGGTCAGTCGAGTAGCAATGTCTGAGCTCAATGGAAATTCACAAAGTCTTGATACGAGTCTCAACTTAAATGCTAAACCAGATAAAACTGTTTTAGAAGGTGTGTGTCCTGCACCGGAAGAGACTGGCACTATCATTGAAAACAATGAGAATAACCTAAGCTTAAAAAAGACAATTCCCCTACAAGTCAATGGCAAAGATGGCCTTGTAGACTCGCAATGCGAGAATTTGACTGAAAACGTTAACGCCAAGGAGCTAACCAGTTGCCTTGGCGAGGAAATCAAAGCAATATCACCAAAGGAATCGGTGAAGTCGCTAACAAATGGTGACGCCACTCAAGAGTGTCTTAAAGAATGGACGAACAGCTCAAATCCTCAGGTGAAATCTGACGGAGAGAAAGGGGTTTCTAACTCTGACCCTGACTATCTACCACCTCAGAAAATGTTGAAGTTGGAAAACACCAGCCAGGGAACTGTAGACACTTCTGTTAGCTCCATTGTACCTGAACCTTCTTCAGTAGCTTCAGAACCAAACTCAAGACCCGAGGTGCCTAGTTGTAACTCAAAGATAGAGCCCATGCAAGTTGACGAAGTTAAACCTCTCGTTTCTTCCCCCGTCCAGTCGGCAGAAGAATCCAGTTTAAGCAGCGACATCACTGAAAACAGCAACAGCGTTGGGGAGATAACAAAAGTCGTTACTCAAGTCACCACGACTACAACCACAGTGTCTACAGAGTCCTGCAAGGTGTTGACCTCGAGTGCCAGCCTCGCTTCCAATAATAGGTTATCTGTGTCAACGGATTGTAAGACGGAGTCTAGTAGCACCGTCTCAACGCTCTCCTCTCAAACCACAATGACCGTCACCAAGGTTACAAACTCATCCCAGGGAGCCCTGGTAACAAAAGAGTGCAAGACCGTCGTCACAGAAACTCGAACAGGTCCTTGCGGGTCCACTGTGACCTCTATGACTGTGAGTCACGAATATTCCACCAGGGACAGAGTACAACTGTTAAAGTTCTCCCGCACCAAGAAAGCACGGTCCGGGACGGCCCTGCCCTCGTACCGCAAGTTTGTGACCAAGAGCAGCAAGAAGAGCATCTTCGTGCTTCCGAACGACGAGCTGAAGAAACTCGCGAGGCGCGGTGGCATTCGTGAAGTTCCCATTTTTAACTACAATGCCAAGCCGGCTTTAGACATCTGGCCCTATCCATCTCCACGTCCAACGTTTGGGATCACATGGAG ATATCGACTCCAGACTGTAAGGTCTTTGGCTGGAGTAAGCCTGACGCTACGACTGCTCTGGGCCTGCCTCAGATGGGATGATATGGGCGTGAAGCCCTCGCCCGCCGTAGGGACAACACGGACAG AAACATCTGACACCGATATCACCACCACTGAGATCATCAAGCGGCGAGATGTTGGGCCTTACGGAATCCGTTCAGAGTATTGCATCAGGAAGATTATCTGTCCCCTTGGAGTGCCTGATACTCCAAAAG AAACTCCGACACCACAAAGGAAAGGTCTACGTTCCAGTGCTCTAAGACCAAAAAAGCCAGAACCGGCTAAGCAGACGGGACCTGTTGTTATCGAAACCTGGGTGGCTGAAGAAGATCTAGAACTTTGGGAGATAAGAGCCTTTACAGAAAG GGTTGAGAGGGAAAAGACCCAAGCGTCTGACCCGACTAAGGTTAGTGTGCAGAAGAAAGCAGAAGAGATCAAGGCCCAATTGGAAGCTCAGCTTAAGCAGCAGAGATTGGCAGCCCAGCAG AAACGGTTGGAGCAGCAGAAACCTGGTGGCACCAGCAACACAACCACCTTAACCAGCACAACTAATACACCTGGATCCACTCCTCAGAAGGTGGTGGCGGGGGCCGTTGGCGGTCAGGTAACGCCAGTGCCAAAAGTGGTAATGGCCACCAAGCTGGGCTCTCCGGTGACATTCCAGCAAAACAAGAACTTCCAGCAGTCTTTCGCTTCCTGGGTCAAGCAGGGACAGCAAGGCAATGCAG TCTCCACCAGTTCGGTTGTGACCGTAGCGGCGAGTAGCGCCACCACGTCCGGGCAAACGTTCCACATCACGGCTGCTGCGGGGTCCATGGGCGGCAGCGTCATCGCGGCTAAACTGCCTGTTCCAGCCAACAGCAAGATAGTGACTGTGAACGTGCCAACCACGCAAGGAG GTTTGGTGCAGGTACAACAGAAGGTGGTGGGCATCATTCCAGCCAGCACGGCGGGCAGTGCTCAATCCTTCCCTTCATTCCAGCCTCGTACTACCACCATTAACATCAGGCCCAACACGACCACAACAACGCAGCAG GTCATAACAACTGGGACGCCTATCAGACCGGGAATGACAGTGACTCGTTCTCCCCTGCAACAGACCACCACTCTTGGAAAGACCATCATTCGCACACCGCTGATGGTTCAACAAG GTCAGGTGCAACAGACAGTGCAGACGGGTACAGGGAGTCCGGCAATAGGCACTCCTCCCCGCCTCTCTACACCAAACCAAACGCAGACCCCACAAACACCCTCTGCACCCCGGCCACAGCAGGGTCAGGTGAAACTCACCCTGGCTCAGCTCACGCAGCTCACCCAAGGGGCTCAG CACGGTGGGAGCCAAGGGTTGACCGTTGTGATTCAAGGACAAGGTCAAACCACAGGTCAGCTGCAGGTCATCCCACAGGGCGTGACGGTCATCCCGGGTCCAGGTCAACAGCTCATGCAGGCGGCCATGCCCAATGGCCAAGTCCAGCGTTTCTTATTCACACCCATGGCTCCTGTAGCGACGTCTGCACCCGCCACACCCTGTACGACAACCTCAACGATCACCCCGTCTCCGGTAGCCCCCGCCACCCCTGCAGCACCCACGCTACCAG CAGTTCAGCCTGCTCCACAGCCCCCACCTCCAACCTCACTTCCCATCATGCCATCACAAATAGCCCCCACCGCCCTTACCACCGCCGTTCCCCAACCGATCTCCTCTCTGCAGCCCCGCCCTCCCGCACAGCTCCGCCCTCCCGCACAGCTCCGCCCTCAACCACAAGCCCCACCCCAACTCGCAGCACCAGCCCCCGCACCCTTGCCTGCCATGCAGATGCCGCAGGTGacggtcgccacccctctgtcGCAGGTCGCCACCCTTCCCGTAGCTCAAGTGACTCAGACCACAGTAACCAAAGTCCAACCCCAGATCCAGCTCCCCCCGCAGCTCCTCAGCGTCCCCGGGCTTCAGCAGCAGGTCATCTCTCATATCCAGAGTCAGGTAGCGGCCCAGATTCAGGCTCAGGTCCAGCAGGTCGGGACCGTGGCTGGAATCCCCCAGCAGATCAAACTGCAGCTGCCTATTCAGATCCAGCAGCAGGGCGGAGGCCAGGTCCAGACGCACCAGATCCAGAACCTGGTGACGATCCAGACGACCAGCGTTCAGGAACAGCTCCAGCGCATCCAGCAGCTCTGCGAGAAACAGCAGCAGCAGAAGAAGAAACAGCAGGAGGCCAAGCGGGAGCACTGCCAGCAGAACTCGAGTCAGAGTGACCTGCTGCAGAAACAG GTGGCTCAAAAGCAGAATGTAGCCATTGAGCAGCTGAAACAGAAGAAAACTATGACTCCTGCTGAAAGAGAGGAAAACCAGAG AATGATCGTTTGTAACCAGGTGATGAAGTTCATCCTGGATAAAATCGACAAGGACGAGAGGCAGGCGGCCAAAAAGAGGAAACGTGAGGAGTCGGTGGAGCAGAAGCGCACCAAGCAGAACGCCAGCAAGCTTTCAGCTCTGCTCTTCAAACACAAGGAGCAGCTGAAGGCCGACATCCTGAAGAAGAGAGCTCTGTTAGATAAAGAACTCCAGCTGCAGGTGCAG GAGGAGTTGAGGAGAGATCTCATCAAACTGAGGAGGGAGAAGGAGAAAGCTCAGGCCGTGGCCGCACAAGCAGCTGCAGCCGCCGCCCACACGCACGCCGGCCTCTCTACGTACACGCCGACTGTCACCTCCCCCTCATCCGCACACAAACGCAAGCGGGACGAGGAGAGGGATGCGGCGTCCAAGTCCAAACGGAAGAAAATGATCTCCACTACCTCAAAGGATAGCAAGAGGGACATCAAGTTATACTGCGTCTGCAAAACACCCTACGATGAATCCAA ATTCTACATCGGTTGTGACCTCTGCTCTAACTGGTACCATGGGGAGTGTGTGGGAATCACAGAGAAAGAAGCCAAGAAGATGGATGACTACATCTGCGCAGAATGTAAACGTGCACAGGAGGGCAGCACGGAAGAGCTCTACTGCATCTGCAGAACTCCATACGACGAGTCACA GTTCTACATTGGTTGCGATCGCTGTCAGAACTGGTACCATGGTCGCTGCGTGGGCATCCTGCAGAGCGAAGCTACACACATCGACGAGTACGTGTGCCCGCAGTGCCAGTCTACAGAGGACGCCATGACAGTACTGACGCCGCTCACAGATAAAGACTACGAGGGTTTGAAGCGAATCCTGCGTTCCTTACAG GCCCATAAAATGGCATGGCCATTCCTGGAACCAGTAGATCCCAATGACGCGCCGGATTATTATGGGATCATCAAGGAACCAATGG ACCTGTCGACGATGGAGGACAGGATACAGAAGCGTTTTTACAGCAAGCTCACGGAGTTCGTAGCGGACATGACCAAAATCTTCGACAACTGCCGCTACTACAATCCCAGCGACTCGCCCTTTTACCAGTGTGCCGAGTTTCTGGAGTCCTTCTTTGTACAGAAACTAAAAGCTTTTAAAGCAAGCAG ATTGTGA